Within the Flavobacterium sp. 9R genome, the region CAAAAGAGGCTCGAATTTGAATGCGTATACTGCTTCGAAACTTGTTCCAAAAGAATTGAATGATTATGAAATGCAAGGTGTTTATGTGATTCCTTTGGTTCGTAAAATTATCGATGTAGACAAAAAGATAGGTGTAGAGTTTTCTTTTCGTTATGAATACCTCGAGAATCTAGTCAAAGCTGGTAATCCCCTCCGAATTTACACACCTATGGCGAGTTATATTTTGGGAGAAGATTATATTGGAAAGTTATCGTTGGTTGGGCTTTTTGTAGATTACAACAAAAGTATTCCTAATTCAGCACAATACGATTACAACCAAATTTTATTGCAGTATCAAATTCGATTTTAGGTAAATCGGGAATGAATTTATCTGATAATCGTCAATAACCAATATTTTTCTTGATTATGGCACAAAAAAAACCTGACCAATTGGTCAGGTTTTTATAGAATATCAGCAGAAACTTTCAAAGGTTTCTTGCTTTATGATTGGATTAGATAGCAGTAACAATAGCTAAGAAATCAGTAGCGTTCAAGGCAGCTCCACCAATTAGACCTCCGTCTACATCTGGTTTAGAGAAGATTTCTTTAGCGTTGTCTGGTTTTACACTTCCACCGTATAAGATGGTAAGGTCTTCTGCGATATCGCTTCCGAAGGCTTTGCGAACGGTTTCTCTAATGAATTCGTGCATTTCTTGTGCTTGCTCTGGTGAAGCCGTTTCTCCTGTTCCAATAGCCCAAACTGGCTCGTAAGCTAAAACTACTTTTTCCCAATCCGCAGCTGTAATATGGAATAAACCATCTTTCAATTGGTTTTCCACAATGTTAAAGTGATTTCCAGATTGACGGTCTTTTAATTCTTCACCAAAACAGAAAATTACCGTCATATCGTGTTCTAATGCAGTATCAACTTTTGATGCAATCAAAGCATCGGTTTCGTGGAAAATAGCTCTACGCTCAGAGTGTCCTAAGATAACGTGGTTCACGCCTACACTTTTAATCATATCAGCAGAAATTTCACCTGTAAATGCTCCGCTTTCTGCCTGGTGAAGGTTTTGTGCTGCAACTTCAATAGCGCTTCCTTCTAATTTGGTTACCGCAGCTGCTAAGTTTATAAAAGTTGGTGCTACAATTACTTCTGCCGTTGTTTGTGTTGGTATTTTTGCTAGTAAGTCAGTCAATAATTCTTGGGTTTGTGCTGCATTTTTATGCATTTTCCAGTTTCCTGCTACAATCTTCTTTCTCATTTTTTTTGTATTTATAGGTTGTATTATTTTAGTTTAAACTTTTTAATGTTTCGTCGATGGCTGCAAAATCGGTTTCAATAGCGCGGTAACGCACGATTTTCCCTTTTTTATCGATAATGATGTAACGTGGAATCCAATCTAGGTCGATGGCTTTTCCAAAAACACCTTTCATTTGATCATTAGCCATATAATGATCGCCTTTGATTTCGTGTTTCTCAATACCCGCTTTCCATTTATCAGCGGTTTTATCCATAGAGATGAATACATAGTCTACCTTTGGATGATTGGCTTGTAATTCTTTTAATTTTGGCATTGCTTTTACACAATCACCACACCAAGAGGCCCAAACTTCAATGACTACTGTTTTGCCTTTATGTTTTTTTAAAACATCTTTAAATGCT harbors:
- the tpiA gene encoding triose-phosphate isomerase, with the translated sequence MRKKIVAGNWKMHKNAAQTQELLTDLLAKIPTQTTAEVIVAPTFINLAAAVTKLEGSAIEVAAQNLHQAESGAFTGEISADMIKSVGVNHVILGHSERRAIFHETDALIASKVDTALEHDMTVIFCFGEELKDRQSGNHFNIVENQLKDGLFHITAADWEKVVLAYEPVWAIGTGETASPEQAQEMHEFIRETVRKAFGSDIAEDLTILYGGSVKPDNAKEIFSKPDVDGGLIGGAALNATDFLAIVTAI
- a CDS encoding TlpA disulfide reductase family protein, producing the protein MKKIIALFIAFASFSCTQAQKSAFSSVALNEKLLAANDSQVAFKDVLKKHKGKTVVIEVWASWCGDCVKAMPKLKELQANHPKVDYVFISMDKTADKWKAGIEKHEIKGDHYMANDQMKGVFGKAIDLDWIPRYIIIDKKGKIVRYRAIETDFAAIDETLKSLN